TCGTCGCTCGCCTTTTAAGAAAAAGGCTTCGCTCCTCGCAATGACGGTTTTTTATTATATGTCATTCCCGCGAAAGCGGGAATCCAGGAGCGTTTGTCGTTTTGCGTGTGTGGGGATTAATGTCAATCTGGATTCCCGATCGAGTCGGGAATGACAGTATAATGGATTCCCTTAGTCAAATAGGCGTGGAACCAGACAAGGGGCTTAAGCCCCTTGTCTAAGAAGTAGCGCGGCAATCGCGTCTTGTCAAGAACCTCAATCCTTCGGCTCGATCCTGAACTCAGACCCCTTGCTGTCCTTTCCGGTGATGACGAACTTTATCCCCAGCGCGTGGAACGTCCCCAGCCCGCCGGTAAGCGTAATCAGCGTCCCCCCGGCGACAAGGAGTCCCAGCTTCGATGTCGGTTCCGGGTCGAATATCGCCGCCGCCACCATCCACAACCCCGCCCCGGAAAGCCCCAGGCCGGTCAAGACCGAGACGATCGTCTTTATTGTGGCGCCCCCCTTGCTCTTCGCCGCCCGCATCAACGACACGGCCGACCCCAGGTCGTTTGCATCGAAGCCCAGCCCGGCGTCATCGATGAACGTGAAGGGCGCCTTCTTCCTGTAAAGCTCCAGCGCCCTCGGGAGCCATTCCGCCTCGCTCGTCCTCACCACGAGCTCGACCTTCCCCTCCCGGACGACCTCGAACTCGGACGGCTTGTCCTCCGACTTCCTGAATATCTTGAAAGGCCAAATACCCATAAAATAATTCTACTTTATCGGAAGTCTGTTGTCAAATGGTTAAGCAGATCGGTAAAACCCTAAAAAATCTAAAAAAAATTTCAAAAAAGCCTCGACAAATCGCGAAAAAAAGTATAAAATCTATACCTTTAATATCCAAATCTCGGTTGAAATTCCAAAAATCGTAATTATATTAATCTTGATAGTTCATTCTATAGCTATAATTATGCTGGTCACAAGGGAGGTTTAAATGCCGATATACGAATATACCTGCGACACCTGCGGCGAGATTACGGAGGCGCTCCAAAAGGTCTCGGACCCACCCCTTGAAAAGTGCGAAAAATGCGGGGGCAAGCTAACCAAGCTGATCTCGAACTCCACCTTTATTCTTAAGGGCACCGGCTGGTACGCCACCGACTACGGCGGAAAGAAAAACGGCGGGGGCGATAAAGATAAATTCAACATGAAGGGGGACAACGGAAACGACAAGGCCCCGAAGGCCGATACGTCAAAGGAGATAAAAGCGGAAAAGATGCCGGAAAAGCCGAAGGAGAACAAGGGCGAGAAGAGCGAAAAGGGCGCCGATGCGTCATAGGTCTGCCTTGGATCAGGGGGATGGTAGCTGAAGGTTGGGCGTTAGCGGTTTAGAGGGGGCCGGCAGGAGATTGACAAAGGGGGTCTCTTCCCGATGGGAAGGGGCCTTTTTTTTGCGCCCTTTTTCCAACGAAATTCCTTGAATTAATCGCCCGGCGGTGATAAATATACTGGTATTATTGTAAACCTTGGGGATCGGCGGGAAGCAATGAAAAAATACAAGAGCGGCGACAAATACGGCGCCCACAGGGTGATAAGGCCGAAGGGGGTGCTTCCCCAGGCGGCCGACGTCATCGATAACGACATGGAGATATACGACAACGAGATATTGGTCGACGTAAAGACGCTGAACGTCGACTCGGCGTCGTTCACCCAGATAAAAGAAGAGGCGAAGGGGGACGAGGCGAAGATCGCCGAAATCATATTGAGGACGGTAAGGGAGAGGGGAAAGCAGCACAACCCGGTCACCGGCTCCGGCGGGATGTTCATAGGGACAATAGCCGAGATAGGCCCTAAGCTCAAGGGCCTTTACGACATTTCCGTTGGGGACAAGATCGCGTCGCTGGTGTCGCTGTCGCTGACACCCTTGAAGATTGACAAGATCGTGAGCGTAAAGAAAGACCGGGACCAGGTGGACGTTGCGGGAAGAGCGATCCTCTTCGAGAGGACGGTATTCGTAAAGTTGCCTTCCGACATGCCGGCGTCGGTGGCGCTGGCGGTTCTGGACGTGGCCGGGGCGCCCGCCCAGACGGCGAGGTTGGTGAAGCCCGGTGACACCGTCTTTATCATCGGCGCCGGCGGAAAGAGCGGGATGCTGGTCGCCTTCGAGGCAAAAAAGAGGGCCGGCGTTACCGGCACGATAATCGGCACCGGCCACAGCGATGCGAGCACAAAGAGGATAACAGACCTTGGCCTCTGTGACCACGTGATCAAGGTCGACGCCTCAAACCCCCTCGAGGTGGAGCGGGAGGTGGATAGGTTGACCAATGGAAAGATGGCCGACGTCACGATAAACTGCGTCAATGTCCCGAACACCGAGATGGGCTCGATCCTCGCCACCAAGAGGGACGGGCTGATATATTTTTTCTCCATGGCGACGAGCTTCACGAAGGCGGCCCTGGGGGCGGAGGGCGTGGGGTCGGACGCCACGATGATAATCGGAAACGGCTACGCGACCGGCCACGCCGAGATCGCGCTGGAGGTCCTCAGGGAGTCGCCCGTGCTTATGGAGGTCTTCAAAGACCTCTACGGTTAGTTAACCACTAATATTAGTTGAGTATTACGGCCGTATATGGAGTGGGCCCTTGAAATCGAAGCTTGACCTCGACAGGAAGATGGTTGACGAGTGCCGTCTGACGGCGGAGAGGATCGCCGACCGTCTTCACGGATTTATCGTCTCTCATTCCACCGACAGCGTGGAGCGAAGCGTCCTGAGGCTCATGGGGCTTGACGGCGTAGACAGGAAGGGGACTCCGCTCGCGAATATCGTTGTCGATGCGGTGAAGAGAGCGGGGAGGCTCGAATCGGGGGTCGCCGGAACCGTGGCCGACCTGATGGCCGGTTCCGGTGTCGATATTCAATCTTTAGCCGGGGGCATATCCAAGGGGGATATTAAAGTCAAGGGCAAGGTCAAGGGCAAGGTGGTGGGGGCCGAGCCGCTCCCGCTAAAAAAGAGGAGAGAGGTCTTAAGGCCCCTTGTGGACGCGGGCCTAAGGAGGATAAAAAAGAGGGTCGATGAGAGGAGTTCCTTAAAGGAGAGGCTCCCGATGGACAGTGGGCCCCTCCTTTACGTCATCGTCGCCACCGGAAACATCTTTGAAGACGTGGTTCAGGCGAAAAGCGCCGTCGAGATGGGGGCCGACTGCATAGCGGTCATCCGCTCCACGGCCCAGAGCCTACTCGATTACGTCCCCTACGGCGCCACCACGGAGGGCTTCGGCGGGACCTACGCCACTCAGGAGAACTTCAGAATAATGCGCGAGGCCCTGGACGATGCAGGGGAGAGAGCGGGGAGATACATCTACCTCGTCAACTACGCCTCCGGCCTCTGTATGCCGGAGATCGCGGTCATGGCCGCTTTCGAGCGCCTCGACATGCTGCTCAACGACTCGATGTACGGGATAATCTTCAGGAACATCAACACCATGAGGACGTTTGTCGACCAGCACTTCTCCCGGACGATAAACACCCGCGCCGATATTATCATCAACACAGGGGAGGATAACTACCTCACCACGGCGGACGCGGTCGAGCAGGCCCACACGGTTCTGGCCAGCGACTTCATTAACGAACAGTTCGCGATAAAGGCGGGCCTCCCCCCGAGGCTCATAGGGCTGGGCCACGCCTTCGAGATAGACCCGGAGATCGAGGACGGATTTCTGATGGAGGTCGCCCAGGCCCAGATGATGAGGGAGATATTCCCCGACGCCCCGATAAAGTACATGCCCCCCACGAAGCATATCACCGGAAACGTCTTTCGGGCGCACCTGATCGACATGATGTTCAACGCGGCCTCGATGATGACCGGCCAGTCGATACACCTCCTGGGCATTCTGACGGAGGCCATCCACACCCCCCACGTGGGGGACAGGTTTCTCTCCCTTCAGGGGGCGAGATACGCCAGGAACAACATGAGAAACATCGCATCCGAAATATCCTTCGAGAGGGGGGGTAGGATCGAGATGCGGGCCAAGGAGGTCTTGAGGAGCGCCCACGAGATGCTCGGGGAGGTGGAGGAGATCGGGCTGGTCGAGGCGTTGGCGAGGGGGATGTTTGCCGATATAAAGCGAAGCCCCGACGAGGGGAAGGGGGCGGCGGGCGTCTTCAAAAAGGCGGACG
The Candidatus Zymogenus saltonus DNA segment above includes these coding regions:
- a CDS encoding zinc ribbon domain-containing protein, yielding MPIYEYTCDTCGEITEALQKVSDPPLEKCEKCGGKLTKLISNSTFILKGTGWYATDYGGKKNGGGDKDKFNMKGDNGNDKAPKADTSKEIKAEKMPEKPKENKGEKSEKGADAS
- a CDS encoding L-erythro-3,5-diaminohexanoate dehydrogenase, which encodes MKKYKSGDKYGAHRVIRPKGVLPQAADVIDNDMEIYDNEILVDVKTLNVDSASFTQIKEEAKGDEAKIAEIILRTVRERGKQHNPVTGSGGMFIGTIAEIGPKLKGLYDISVGDKIASLVSLSLTPLKIDKIVSVKKDRDQVDVAGRAILFERTVFVKLPSDMPASVALAVLDVAGAPAQTARLVKPGDTVFIIGAGGKSGMLVAFEAKKRAGVTGTIIGTGHSDASTKRITDLGLCDHVIKVDASNPLEVEREVDRLTNGKMADVTINCVNVPNTEMGSILATKRDGLIYFFSMATSFTKAALGAEGVGSDATMIIGNGYATGHAEIALEVLRESPVLMEVFKDLYG
- a CDS encoding D-lysine 5,6-aminomutase subunit alpha; protein product: MKSKLDLDRKMVDECRLTAERIADRLHGFIVSHSTDSVERSVLRLMGLDGVDRKGTPLANIVVDAVKRAGRLESGVAGTVADLMAGSGVDIQSLAGGISKGDIKVKGKVKGKVVGAEPLPLKKRREVLRPLVDAGLRRIKKRVDERSSLKERLPMDSGPLLYVIVATGNIFEDVVQAKSAVEMGADCIAVIRSTAQSLLDYVPYGATTEGFGGTYATQENFRIMREALDDAGERAGRYIYLVNYASGLCMPEIAVMAAFERLDMLLNDSMYGIIFRNINTMRTFVDQHFSRTINTRADIIINTGEDNYLTTADAVEQAHTVLASDFINEQFAIKAGLPPRLIGLGHAFEIDPEIEDGFLMEVAQAQMMREIFPDAPIKYMPPTKHITGNVFRAHLIDMMFNAASMMTGQSIHLLGILTEAIHTPHVGDRFLSLQGARYARNNMRNIASEISFERGGRIEMRAKEVLRSAHEMLGEVEEIGLVEALARGMFADIKRSPDEGKGAAGVFKKADGEYFNPFFE